A single Henriciella sp. AS95 DNA region contains:
- a CDS encoding MaoC family dehydratase, which yields MTKSNPGNYFEDFKPGMEIIHATPLTVSAGDNSLYRALTGSRHALYSAETFAASNGFSSLPVDPLLAFHVVFGKTVPDISLNAVANLGYADGKFLKAVYPGDTLTAISEVIGVKENSNGKTGVVWVRTRGENQKGETVLSYVRWVMVHKKDPASPAPEVSAPELPDAVAAKDLSAPDYTNWNYALAGSKWRFGDYEVGEKIDHVDGMTVEEAEHQTATRLYQNTAKVHFDAHAQKDSRFGKRLIYGGVVISIARALSFNGLESAAQMLAINAGTHAGPLFAGDTIYAWSEILDKTELSSKTGALRLRLVATKNHPGADFPLRGDDGKYHPDVLLDFDYWAAIPI from the coding sequence ATGACCAAATCCAATCCCGGTAACTATTTTGAAGACTTCAAGCCCGGCATGGAAATCATCCATGCCACGCCGCTCACTGTGAGCGCGGGCGATAATTCTCTCTACCGGGCCCTCACCGGCAGCCGGCACGCGCTCTATTCTGCAGAAACCTTTGCCGCATCGAACGGCTTTTCGTCACTGCCTGTTGATCCGCTTCTCGCCTTCCACGTCGTCTTCGGCAAGACGGTGCCGGACATCTCACTGAACGCTGTTGCCAATCTCGGCTATGCCGACGGCAAGTTCCTGAAAGCCGTTTATCCCGGCGACACGCTGACTGCGATCTCCGAAGTCATTGGCGTCAAGGAGAACTCAAATGGCAAGACGGGCGTCGTCTGGGTGCGCACGCGCGGTGAGAACCAGAAGGGCGAAACGGTGCTCTCCTATGTCCGCTGGGTCATGGTTCACAAAAAAGACCCCGCAAGCCCGGCGCCGGAAGTGAGCGCGCCTGAGCTGCCTGATGCTGTCGCCGCCAAGGATTTGTCAGCCCCCGACTACACCAATTGGAACTACGCGCTTGCCGGATCCAAATGGCGGTTTGGCGATTATGAGGTCGGCGAGAAAATCGACCATGTTGACGGCATGACGGTTGAGGAAGCCGAACACCAGACGGCCACGCGCCTCTACCAGAACACCGCCAAGGTTCATTTTGATGCGCATGCACAGAAAGACAGTCGCTTCGGCAAACGCCTCATCTATGGCGGCGTCGTCATCTCGATTGCCCGGGCGCTCTCCTTCAATGGTCTCGAAAGCGCCGCACAAATGCTCGCCATCAATGCCGGTACGCATGCCGGTCCGCTCTTCGCCGGAGATACGATCTATGCGTGGTCCGAAATCCTCGACAAGACTGAGCTCTCTTCGAAGACGGGGGCGCTTCGTCTGCGCCTGGTTGCCACCAAAAACCACCCCGGTGCGGACTTCCCGCTAAGAGGCGACGACGGAAAATACCACCCGGATGTCCTTCTGGACTTCGATTACTGGGCCGCCATCCCCATCTAG
- the dapF gene encoding diaminopimelate epimerase: protein MKVWKMNGAGNAFAIFDARDRQFAPDAERIRAIAEQMKADQVMSIERDTMVDSFLRIWNSSGEEVDACGNGTRAVAHLLLAEADKDEVKIRTNAGVLKGQKAGNGLVTIDMGSPLMGWEDIPLSEKMDVRGVDVRIGPMDKPYLSKPAVVSMGNPHAVFFVDDVDKYDIPQIGPLVEWHPLFPEGVNVGFAQVIDPETIRLRVWERGAGLTKACGTGACAALVCAARAGKTERRAKLILDGGELIIDWRESDDHVLMTGPVELEMSFEV, encoded by the coding sequence ATGAAGGTTTGGAAGATGAACGGCGCGGGCAATGCCTTCGCGATTTTCGACGCGCGCGACCGCCAGTTCGCGCCGGACGCAGAGCGCATCCGTGCGATTGCCGAACAGATGAAGGCCGATCAGGTCATGTCGATCGAGCGGGACACGATGGTCGACTCCTTCCTGCGCATCTGGAACTCATCCGGCGAAGAAGTAGACGCCTGCGGCAATGGCACACGCGCCGTTGCCCACCTTCTGCTGGCCGAAGCCGACAAAGATGAAGTCAAGATCCGCACGAATGCCGGCGTTCTTAAGGGACAGAAGGCAGGAAACGGCCTCGTCACCATCGATATGGGCTCGCCCCTGATGGGATGGGAAGACATTCCACTGTCCGAAAAGATGGATGTCCGCGGCGTCGATGTCCGAATTGGGCCGATGGACAAGCCCTATCTGTCGAAACCTGCCGTCGTCTCAATGGGCAATCCGCACGCCGTCTTTTTCGTCGACGATGTCGACAAGTACGATATTCCGCAGATCGGTCCGCTGGTGGAGTGGCATCCTCTGTTCCCGGAGGGCGTCAATGTCGGGTTCGCGCAGGTCATCGACCCGGAAACCATCCGGCTCAGGGTCTGGGAACGCGGCGCTGGCCTGACCAAGGCCTGCGGTACCGGGGCTTGCGCAGCGCTCGTTTGTGCCGCCCGTGCGGGCAAGACAGAGCGCCGCGCCAAGCTGATTCTCGATGGCGGCGAACTCATCATCGACTGGCGGGAATCCGACGACCATGTCCTGATGACGGGCCCTGTCGAGCTGGAGATGAGCTTCGAGGTCTGA
- the mtaB gene encoding tRNA (N(6)-L-threonylcarbamoyladenosine(37)-C(2))-methylthiotransferase MtaB, with protein sequence MTDETPTRTRSQVITLGCRLNSYESEVMRAHADAAGLDDAVIVNTCAVTAEAVRTARQTIRRAKKDNPDARIIVTGCAAQIDPGEFAAMPEVDRVIGNHEKMQAETWAGRALSHGTEKVLVNDIMSVKETAAHLIDGMEGRARAYVQVQNGCDHRCTFCIIPYGRGNSRSVPAGEIVQMIRRLVETGHYEIVLTGVDLTSWGADLPGQPQLGNLVQRILKLVPELKQLRISSIDAIEIDDALFDAMAEPRLAPFMHLSLQHGDNLILKRMKRRHSREQAIELAQTLRKIRPDMALGADIIAGFPTETEAHFENSLRLVEDCGLSFLHVFPYSPRPGTPAARMPQLEKAVIKERAARLRGAGAEALARHLETHVGKTLEVLVEQETNGRLSDFSQVALEGFDTLEAGRPVSARIVAQDGKKLIGAPA encoded by the coding sequence ATGACAGATGAAACGCCCACCCGGACCCGCTCGCAGGTCATCACGCTAGGCTGCCGCCTCAACTCCTATGAGAGTGAGGTGATGCGCGCCCATGCCGATGCAGCTGGCCTCGATGATGCGGTCATCGTGAATACGTGCGCCGTCACGGCTGAAGCCGTCCGCACCGCCCGGCAGACCATCCGCCGCGCGAAGAAGGACAATCCGGACGCGCGTATCATCGTGACAGGTTGCGCGGCCCAGATCGACCCTGGCGAGTTCGCGGCAATGCCGGAAGTCGATCGCGTCATCGGAAATCACGAAAAGATGCAAGCCGAAACCTGGGCAGGACGGGCGCTCAGCCACGGCACCGAAAAAGTGCTCGTCAACGACATCATGTCGGTGAAGGAAACCGCAGCACACCTGATTGACGGCATGGAGGGGCGCGCTCGGGCCTATGTGCAGGTCCAGAATGGCTGCGACCACCGCTGCACCTTCTGCATCATCCCCTATGGCCGGGGCAATTCCCGCTCAGTGCCCGCTGGCGAAATCGTCCAGATGATCCGGCGGCTCGTCGAGACCGGGCATTATGAGATCGTGCTCACAGGCGTCGACCTCACCAGTTGGGGCGCGGACCTGCCGGGCCAGCCGCAACTGGGCAATCTGGTTCAACGGATTCTGAAACTGGTGCCGGAGCTCAAACAGCTCCGCATCTCTTCCATCGATGCGATTGAAATCGATGATGCGCTCTTCGACGCCATGGCCGAGCCTCGCCTTGCGCCTTTCATGCATCTCTCCCTGCAGCATGGGGACAATCTCATCCTGAAGCGGATGAAGCGGCGCCACTCACGCGAGCAGGCGATCGAGCTCGCCCAGACCCTGCGCAAGATCCGTCCGGACATGGCGCTCGGGGCCGACATCATCGCCGGCTTCCCGACCGAGACTGAAGCGCATTTTGAAAACTCGCTGCGCCTGGTTGAAGACTGCGGCCTGTCTTTCCTGCACGTCTTTCCTTACAGTCCCCGGCCCGGCACACCTGCGGCGCGGATGCCGCAGCTCGAAAAAGCCGTGATCAAGGAGCGCGCGGCGCGACTGCGCGGGGCCGGCGCTGAGGCGCTCGCTCGTCATCTCGAAACGCATGTCGGCAAGACCCTTGAAGTTCTCGTCGAACAGGAAACCAATGGACGGCTAAGCGATTTTTCTCAGGTCGCGCTTGAAGGCTTTGACACGCTCGAGGCTGGACGGCCCGTCTCTGCCCGGATAGTCGCTCAGGACGGTAAGAAACTCATCGGGGCCCCTGCATGA
- the ftsY gene encoding signal recognition particle-docking protein FtsY, with translation MILWFGKKKKKEDLKDAGAAMPEPELSAEEIAAKEAAEKAEAERAAAEAERKAAEQAEIERKVAEANRAWEERQKREQEEAAAEAKRLEEEARRAEEAREAARAAAEAARQKAANDEAARLEAEQAEAEAKRLEEEAERVRKLEAEREAARQKAENELKILEERRRAEKAREDARLKKEAEEAEARRKEEERQAAIARGEPDPYAEVRDPGFFGKLSGGLSKSSGKLGSSLTGMFGGRKLDDDALEDLEDLLIVSDMGAKVASRITTNLGKTRFDKDITDDEIRVALAEEIEAIMKPREQIVDFADGPRPRVVLFVGVNGSGKTTTIGKIASKLKEQGAKALLVAGDTFRAAAIEQLTVWGERAGIPVLSKPTGADAAGLVYEAIEKAKAEDLDLVLVDTAGRLQNKAELMSELAKIVRVTRKLDPDAPHDVILVLDATVGQNALSQVEAFRHTAEVSGIVMTKLDGTAKGGVLVAVAEAHDLPIHFVGVGEKAEDLQPFSARAYAKALVGLEETV, from the coding sequence ATGATCCTCTGGTTCGGCAAGAAGAAGAAAAAAGAAGACCTGAAAGACGCCGGCGCAGCCATGCCGGAGCCGGAACTCAGCGCCGAAGAGATCGCGGCCAAGGAAGCCGCTGAAAAGGCTGAAGCAGAGCGGGCCGCCGCCGAGGCGGAACGCAAAGCCGCCGAACAGGCCGAGATCGAGCGCAAGGTCGCAGAAGCCAATCGCGCCTGGGAAGAACGCCAGAAACGCGAACAAGAAGAAGCGGCTGCAGAAGCAAAACGCCTCGAGGAAGAAGCCAGACGCGCTGAAGAAGCGCGCGAAGCCGCCCGTGCGGCCGCAGAGGCGGCGAGGCAAAAAGCTGCCAATGACGAAGCCGCCCGCCTTGAGGCGGAACAAGCTGAAGCCGAAGCCAAGCGGCTTGAGGAAGAGGCGGAACGCGTCCGTAAGCTTGAGGCTGAACGCGAGGCCGCTCGCCAGAAGGCCGAAAATGAACTCAAGATCCTGGAAGAGCGTCGCCGCGCCGAGAAGGCCCGGGAAGATGCGCGGCTGAAGAAGGAAGCTGAAGAGGCTGAAGCCCGCCGCAAGGAGGAAGAACGCCAGGCAGCCATCGCGCGCGGCGAGCCAGACCCATATGCCGAAGTCCGGGACCCGGGTTTCTTCGGCAAGCTTTCCGGCGGCCTGTCGAAATCGTCTGGCAAACTGGGCTCCAGCCTCACCGGCATGTTCGGCGGGCGCAAACTCGACGATGACGCACTGGAAGACCTCGAAGACCTTCTCATCGTGTCCGACATGGGCGCAAAGGTCGCTTCCAGAATCACGACCAACCTCGGAAAAACGAGATTCGACAAGGACATAACGGACGACGAAATCCGCGTGGCGCTGGCCGAAGAGATCGAAGCAATCATGAAGCCGCGCGAGCAGATCGTCGACTTTGCGGACGGTCCGCGACCGCGCGTCGTGCTCTTCGTCGGGGTGAACGGGTCTGGCAAGACAACGACAATCGGCAAGATTGCTTCGAAGCTGAAGGAGCAGGGCGCCAAGGCATTGCTCGTGGCTGGCGACACGTTCCGCGCGGCCGCGATTGAACAGCTGACAGTCTGGGGCGAGCGGGCCGGCATTCCGGTTCTGTCGAAACCAACAGGCGCCGACGCGGCCGGTCTGGTCTATGAAGCGATTGAAAAAGCCAAGGCGGAAGATCTCGACCTGGTGCTCGTGGACACGGCGGGGCGGCTACAGAACAAGGCCGAACTCATGTCGGAACTTGCGAAGATTGTCCGTGTGACGCGAAAGCTCGATCCGGATGCCCCGCACGATGTGATCCTGGTTCTGGATGCCACGGTGGGGCAGAATGCGCTCAGCCAGGTTGAGGCGTTCAGGCATACCGCCGAAGTGTCCGGCATTGTCATGACCAAGCTTGATGGCACGGCCAAAGGCGGTGTGCTGGTGGCTGTCGCGGAAGCGCATGACCTGCCGATCCATTTTGTCGGCGTCGGCGAAAAAGCTGAAGATCTTCAACCGTTTAGCGCACGCGCTTATGCGAAAGCCCTGGTTGGGCTTGAGGAAACGGTTTGA
- a CDS encoding 5-formyltetrahydrofolate cyclo-ligase, with product MSGLDKTALRADMKLLREEAHARDPDAGETLAEKFPLKLLERYGPIVSGYWPIGSEIDPRPLMEKLAGAGATLCLPRVDDDGAMSFRLWSPGDPLEDRPFGLKEPLESAPRVQPTLILVPLLAFDKLGNRLGYGKGHYDRTLQQIRQDGRAFACGLGFFVQMLDELSAEPHDQPLDWAMTERGSVPIFMMRAFSGGENGGDGPNAA from the coding sequence TTGAGCGGGCTGGACAAGACGGCCCTTCGCGCAGACATGAAGCTGTTGCGGGAGGAAGCGCATGCGCGTGACCCCGACGCCGGCGAAACACTGGCGGAAAAGTTTCCTCTAAAGCTGTTGGAGCGTTACGGGCCGATCGTCAGTGGCTACTGGCCGATTGGTAGTGAAATTGACCCTCGCCCGCTGATGGAAAAACTCGCTGGCGCGGGCGCGACGCTGTGCCTGCCTCGTGTGGACGACGATGGAGCCATGAGCTTCCGGCTCTGGTCACCGGGCGACCCGTTGGAAGACCGGCCTTTTGGCCTGAAAGAACCGCTGGAGAGTGCGCCCCGGGTTCAGCCGACGCTGATCCTGGTGCCGCTGCTGGCGTTCGACAAGCTTGGTAACCGGCTCGGTTACGGCAAGGGCCACTATGACCGAACCCTGCAGCAGATACGACAGGATGGGCGGGCCTTTGCCTGCGGGCTTGGCTTCTTTGTCCAGATGCTGGATGAGCTGTCGGCGGAGCCTCATGACCAGCCCCTGGACTGGGCGATGACAGAGCGGGGCTCAGTGCCGATTTTCATGATGCGGGCATTTTCCGGCGGCGAAAATGGTGGCGATGGGCCGAACGCGGCCTGA
- a CDS encoding DUF4175 family protein, with translation MADLKRIPGVQTKIARTRSALWRLYAAKAFWPFLILVATFLFLALSGILDTSTERFASLALIIFVAATIILGVLGWARFVSPPRSEAIDLLDRQSDLRPLSMLSDRPSRPDAEGVALWRAHETRLTDAARRLSVPSMAADWKRFDPLYLRYLVPTVLALLLAMTWTTAGDRLQRAFSPDFGSLFGAETIRIEAWITPPSHTGRPPVFLTADQETVRVPAGSEITVRAQAPSAPKLRIDGLNDRQKIVFTETPEGAFEAKGIIKADSDIRVTWWGDRAGWQIQASPDAPPEVEWVSDPEMTPTDQTEFSWKVSDDYGVETLELVMLRTDEGLTATPDTVPVQLPAISPKAAEETSSLDLTRHRWAGLEVEARLRATDGAGQIGYSEVVTFVVPEKLLLQPLARAIQDIRVTVLREDGAYAELANQEALNAGEIFTAATQRISAAPPGIQRASRMIEAVTYEAPTYFEDVSIYFGLRHADAILQSASSTDEAYTTEPLLWSMALRAEYGSAADALRALQAAKRALEEALRDGASEAEIQRRLEAFKQAAQNYLAARMAEALANGLEAPQDDTDSAASGGGSGLGGSDFADMLDALSDLTETGASDQARQLLADITNMLENLEFQQGNGSGDGLPGMPGEQGENDEDVPQEERELTDTLRELSDLLREQRELNDDTMADERGERGQRGQQPDGQEGEGDGEGTSLADRQDGLGDLVEELQRRLDEEGQIGGGEEGEDAEGLAGVDEDALNAIERSQRRAAEALRDGNSMRAQRNQDEATEQLRDLAQQLAGELDELRRERLGDEYGDQAQETDPFGRPMGGVADGRNVDIPDEAERQRAKDILEELRRRYGDTADEEERNYLERLLDRF, from the coding sequence TTGGCTGACCTGAAACGCATCCCCGGCGTCCAGACCAAGATAGCGCGAACCCGTAGCGCGCTGTGGAGGCTGTATGCCGCAAAGGCGTTCTGGCCCTTCCTGATTCTCGTTGCGACCTTCCTCTTCCTGGCGCTGTCAGGCATCCTCGATACATCGACGGAAAGGTTTGCCTCGCTTGCGCTGATTATTTTTGTCGCGGCGACGATCATTCTGGGGGTGCTCGGCTGGGCCCGTTTCGTCAGTCCGCCCCGCTCTGAAGCGATTGACCTGCTTGATCGCCAGTCGGACCTGCGACCCCTTTCCATGCTCAGCGACCGCCCGTCGCGACCGGATGCCGAGGGCGTGGCCTTGTGGCGTGCCCATGAGACGCGTCTCACCGACGCGGCAAGGCGGCTTAGCGTTCCAAGCATGGCGGCAGACTGGAAGCGCTTTGACCCGCTCTATCTGCGCTATCTGGTGCCGACCGTTCTCGCCCTGCTGCTCGCCATGACATGGACGACCGCCGGTGATCGCCTGCAGCGGGCTTTCTCCCCTGACTTCGGCAGCCTGTTTGGTGCCGAAACCATCCGGATCGAAGCCTGGATCACGCCGCCATCTCATACAGGCCGCCCCCCTGTCTTCCTGACGGCCGATCAGGAAACCGTCCGTGTCCCGGCCGGATCGGAGATCACCGTGCGCGCTCAGGCGCCGTCAGCTCCCAAACTTCGTATTGATGGGCTGAATGATCGCCAGAAGATCGTGTTCACGGAAACTCCCGAAGGGGCTTTTGAAGCAAAGGGCATCATCAAGGCCGACAGTGATATCCGCGTCACCTGGTGGGGCGACCGGGCAGGTTGGCAGATCCAGGCATCGCCTGACGCGCCGCCTGAAGTGGAATGGGTGTCCGACCCGGAGATGACACCGACCGACCAGACCGAATTCAGCTGGAAGGTGTCTGACGATTACGGCGTTGAAACGCTGGAACTGGTCATGCTGCGCACCGATGAGGGCCTGACAGCGACTCCGGACACGGTGCCGGTCCAGTTGCCGGCCATCTCGCCCAAGGCGGCTGAGGAGACCAGCTCCCTCGATCTGACCCGTCACCGCTGGGCCGGGCTTGAGGTCGAGGCGCGCCTTCGCGCCACCGATGGCGCAGGCCAGATTGGCTATAGTGAGGTCGTGACCTTCGTGGTGCCTGAAAAGCTGCTGCTGCAGCCGCTCGCGCGGGCCATTCAGGATATTCGGGTCACGGTCCTTCGCGAGGATGGCGCATATGCAGAGCTCGCCAATCAGGAGGCCCTGAACGCAGGCGAGATCTTCACGGCAGCGACCCAACGCATCTCAGCCGCACCGCCCGGCATTCAGCGGGCCTCCCGCATGATCGAAGCGGTCACCTATGAAGCGCCAACCTATTTCGAGGATGTCAGTATCTATTTCGGCCTTCGTCATGCCGACGCCATCCTGCAATCGGCCTCATCCACGGACGAGGCTTACACCACCGAGCCGCTTCTCTGGTCGATGGCCCTGCGCGCCGAATATGGCAGCGCGGCAGACGCCTTGCGTGCCTTGCAGGCGGCCAAGCGCGCCCTTGAGGAGGCTCTGCGTGACGGAGCGTCGGAAGCGGAAATCCAGCGTCGCCTGGAAGCTTTCAAGCAGGCCGCCCAGAATTATCTCGCCGCCCGCATGGCAGAAGCGCTCGCCAATGGGTTAGAGGCGCCACAGGACGATACAGACAGCGCCGCGAGTGGCGGCGGATCGGGCCTCGGCGGCTCTGACTTCGCCGACATGCTGGATGCGCTTTCAGACCTGACGGAAACCGGCGCGAGCGATCAGGCTCGCCAGCTTCTCGCAGACATCACCAATATGCTCGAAAACCTCGAATTCCAGCAGGGCAATGGCAGCGGTGACGGTCTTCCCGGAATGCCGGGAGAGCAGGGCGAGAATGATGAAGATGTACCTCAGGAAGAGCGCGAGCTGACCGATACGCTTCGCGAGCTGTCTGACCTGCTGCGCGAACAGCGCGAACTGAATGATGACACGATGGCCGACGAGCGCGGTGAACGCGGTCAGCGGGGCCAGCAGCCAGACGGACAGGAAGGCGAGGGTGACGGCGAAGGCACCAGTCTGGCTGATCGGCAGGACGGCTTGGGCGATCTGGTCGAAGAACTGCAGCGCCGCCTCGACGAAGAAGGCCAGATCGGAGGCGGCGAGGAGGGCGAAGACGCTGAGGGCCTTGCCGGGGTCGATGAGGACGCGCTCAACGCTATTGAGCGGTCGCAGCGCCGCGCCGCTGAAGCGCTTCGGGATGGCAATAGCATGCGGGCGCAGCGCAATCAGGATGAAGCAACCGAGCAGCTTCGCGATCTGGCTCAGCAGCTGGCCGGTGAGCTTGATGAGCTTCGCCGTGAGAGACTCGGCGACGAATATGGCGATCAGGCGCAGGAAACCGATCCGTTCGGACGTCCGATGGGCGGGGTCGCCGATGGACGCAATGTCGATATTCCTGATGAGGCTGAACGCCAGCGCGCGAAGGACATCCTGGAAGAGCTTCGCCGACGCTATGGCGATACCGCCGACGAAGAAGAGCGAAACTACCTCGAACGGCTCCTGGACCGGTTCTAA
- the lysA gene encoding diaminopimelate decarboxylase, with protein MHHFTYRDGRLHCEDVSLDAIADAVGTPVYVYSSATLRRHARVIGEAFDGMDCLIAYSVKANGNIGVLKTLAAEGCGADVVSGGELRRARAAGIPASKIVFSGVGKTRAEIRLGLGEGIHQFNIESSAELAVLAEEAQALGKTAHVAVRVNPDVAAGGHPNISTGKAGDKFGVPWDEAEKAYDQIAATKGVEAVGVDVHIGSQIDQIAPMRAAFERVVSLIKRLRDKGHAINRVDVGGGLGIPYRDSDNPPPPSQYANMIREVTEGLGLQVILEPGRVIAGNAGVMVTEALYLKPAPKRTFLIVDAGMNDLMRPALYQAHHEFLPVRERSADAETTTYDVVGPICESTDKFAAERTMPVIEQGDRIAIMSAGAYGAALSSQYNARPLVAEVLVDGDKFAVVRRRPSFDEMIALETTPDWLT; from the coding sequence GTGCACCACTTTACTTATCGCGACGGACGGCTTCACTGCGAAGACGTCTCCCTTGATGCCATCGCTGATGCGGTCGGTACGCCCGTTTACGTCTACTCCTCTGCGACCCTGCGCCGTCATGCGCGGGTCATCGGCGAAGCGTTTGACGGGATGGACTGCCTCATCGCCTATTCGGTGAAGGCAAACGGCAATATCGGCGTTCTGAAAACCCTCGCGGCTGAAGGCTGCGGCGCCGATGTGGTGAGCGGCGGTGAATTGAGGCGCGCCCGCGCCGCAGGTATCCCGGCTTCGAAGATTGTCTTCTCCGGTGTGGGCAAGACGCGGGCGGAAATCCGCCTCGGCCTCGGTGAAGGCATCCACCAGTTCAACATCGAAAGCTCTGCAGAGCTGGCCGTCCTCGCCGAGGAAGCGCAGGCCCTCGGCAAGACAGCCCATGTCGCTGTCCGTGTGAACCCTGACGTCGCCGCTGGCGGCCATCCGAACATCTCGACAGGCAAGGCTGGCGACAAATTCGGCGTGCCATGGGACGAGGCCGAGAAAGCCTATGATCAGATCGCCGCGACCAAAGGCGTCGAAGCGGTGGGCGTCGATGTACATATCGGCTCGCAGATCGACCAGATCGCGCCGATGCGGGCTGCCTTTGAGCGTGTCGTGTCGCTGATCAAGCGGCTGCGCGACAAGGGCCATGCCATCAACCGCGTCGATGTTGGCGGCGGCCTCGGTATTCCCTACCGCGACAGCGATAATCCGCCGCCCCCGTCGCAATACGCCAATATGATCCGCGAGGTGACGGAAGGTCTCGGACTTCAGGTCATCCTCGAGCCTGGCCGCGTCATCGCTGGCAATGCTGGCGTCATGGTCACCGAAGCGCTGTATCTGAAACCGGCGCCAAAGCGGACATTCCTGATCGTCGATGCCGGCATGAATGATTTGATGCGCCCGGCGCTCTATCAGGCCCACCACGAATTTCTGCCGGTACGTGAACGCAGCGCCGATGCCGAAACAACGACCTATGATGTCGTCGGCCCGATCTGCGAGTCGACGGACAAGTTTGCTGCAGAGCGCACCATGCCCGTGATTGAACAAGGCGACCGCATCGCGATAATGTCAGCCGGGGCCTATGGTGCCGCGCTTTCGTCGCAATACAATGCAAGACCATTGGTGGCTGAAGTGCTTGTGGACGGAGACAAGTTCGCCGTCGTGCGCCGCCGCCCGAGTTTTGACGAGATGATTGCGCTGGAGACGACCCCTGATTGGCTGACCTGA